DNA sequence from the Pithys albifrons albifrons isolate INPA30051 chromosome 24, PitAlb_v1, whole genome shotgun sequence genome:
TTATGGCCTGAGTGAAAAGGCAGTGACAACTTTCTGGCCTCTGGTAATGGGCTGGAGCACAACTGTTGTATGATTGACCCCCTGCACGACCAGGTGTGTGGAATTCCAGACTGTTCTTGCAATACTTAAAGGTTTTGAttcactgccagcacagctctgtcctgGTGCAGGAAGAGCCAGAAACACTCTCCAAAGTGGTGCCCTCTGGGGAGGGCCTGCCCGAGagaggggacatggggcagtGCCCCACACacggagctgctccagcagggatgggctgtggcacagacagGAGGTGGGGAATGGGCCTCTCAGGCAAACAGCTCCAGAGCAGGACTCCTTGTGCTCTGGAGCCAAAAGTTTCTTGGCATTCCGAGTGCATTCCTTTTCCAGTATGTGCTCAGAATAACTCGGGACTGTTTGGAGCAAAGTGGGACAAACGTTTGAGTGGAGACAGAGAGGTCTGTACTTGGCTGGGCTgttcagctgcagctgggaaagtGCAGTGGGGTTGGTTTGTAGCACTGTGTGGGATTGGGCTGTAATCCCTGATTCCTGAGGCAAATAATCCAAAAAGCCTGTCTTGCTTAAACAAAAGCAGATGCTACTCATTGCTTGTAAATTTTGGATGTTAAACTTGCACTGCGagggaagggaagttttggACAAGTTGGCTCTGCAGCATAAATGCATCTGACCTTTTTTGGTCCTCACTGGCCACTTGGACTAAGGAGATGAACCTTAACCAAAGCCACAGCTCAGTGCTATGCCTGAATTTTGGAACACTTTTTTGTTCAGTTCTGTGATGTTAAAGTAGCTTTGCTTGGGGTTCCAGTGGGCCAAGCAGTGGCTGCTCTAAGTACTGAACCAGTTCTCTCTTCAGAGGATTGAATTTTATTACAAGTTTCAGGGTTTCCAGAGCTAATTCTTGCCCAGTGAAAACTCAAGTTTTCCAGCCCAGCAATACATCCCTCATTGTTGGGGCAATCATGAGATCCATGCCATCATCCCGGGGTGCcctgaggggctgctgctgctgtctgatGGCCCTTTGTTGTGGCAGGACAAAGGCTGATTGATAAATTGTCTATAAAAATGGGTTTGGAATATTAGTTAATGGTCAGTGAAGTCTCTATGTACTCACAGTTATGTCTGGGCTCCCCacacctgcagctcagcaggggcTCCCAGTGCCTGGGGGCAGTTGGGgcctgcacagggacacacagcaggGAACTGGGAGAATTTACAGGGAATTGGCTGTCTcttggagaagggaaagttAACCAAGAGCAAAGAACAATTCTGATGTGGGGAAACTGCCATCCCAAGGTGTGGCTGCTCAGGAGGATGTTCAGGGCACTGGATCACCCTCAGTGTGAAAGAGCTTTGTGGGCCAGGATAGAGTTCAGGTGCATTTCTTGACCAGCTGTTGGAGACATGACAAGTGAAGAGGGTACTCGAGTTCATAAATGTGCCAGTTCCAGTTGGTGCTCGGTCTGCCCTTGCCCAAAgatccctcagtgctggggagcaCTTGGAgatgccctgccctgcctcccaTTCTCCCTGTTCTCCTCTGCAGGCTGGCAGCGATGGGGAGAGCATCGGAAACTGCCCCTTCTCCCAGAGGCTCTTCATGATCCTGTGGCTCAAGGGAGTTGTGTTCAGTGTCACCACAGTCGACCTGAAGAGGTAAGAAATGATTCATTTGTGTGACAAGTACAGGGCACTTGGTGTAACAAAGGTGCTGAACTTGCAGGGCTCATTCTctgacatgaaaaagaaaacctgtccTTATAAACACCGAGGGAACTGCTGTAGGTGGTGCATTCGTTGGTGGTTGTTGATCAGTGTCTGTAACCAACAGAATGGGTGTGGTAAATTCTCTTGAGTTTATTCAGAGATGCTCCTGGAAAGGAGCTGACAAGAATGTTATAACTTACATATAAGCCTTATAACTGAATATGGAATCTTTGCCACCTTCACAGAGAGATCCCACAAGTGGAAACTGCTGGGTGGGTGTTTCAGATCAACCCTTGGCAGATCCCCAGTGGTCACAAAGAATGCACACCCTGCACTCCTTCACTCCAAGCCTTGGGATAATGGTTCTCATTTTGCAATAGTAATGAAAACAATGTGAAAATACCTGTGCAGGAGGTAAATACAAGTGAgatgggaaggaagaaaatgcagaatattCTGCCTTTGTGTATTGTCAGCCTGACTGGTTCTGGTGCCCTGTGTAGCTTCTCCATTTCCCAAATGAAAGCTTCagtggctgggaaaggggagaagtGAATCCAGGAGTTGAATttcctcaggctgggtgttcTTGTTTCATGAGGGGCACTGCTCAGTCCAGCAGAGCCCTTGTCACCCGAGTGATGGGGCAAGGCCAGTGGGACCAGCATGGAAGGCAGAACTCACCCCACCAGACTGAACCTCTTGGATTTTTGTGAAGGGGGTggtttgtttgcattttaagCATCCCCCCAAGCTGCTGCCTCGGTGCTGGCGAGGAGTGTTAAAGACTTCCATGTGTGGTGGGGCTGAAAGCAGCTTTTGTCAGCTGTGTGTGCATTTCTGGCTGCCCCAGGCTCTCTTCTGGCCACTGTGGGGTTTCACTGCAGATCTTGTTGCTGCCACAGCACAACCCAAGGGGGTCACACCTTGCCCTGAGCCTGCCCCTGGCCTGTGCTTGGGAGCTCCTTGGCATTCCAGACTTCTCTGCTTTTAATGGTGGTGTTTAACTCTTTGCTGGAAttggtggggaggggggtgaGAGGAAGGTGCAAAGGTGTATTTTAGtctttgaaagcatttttcctGCTGAACCAGTCGGAGATACCATTAAAATGCCAAATATGTCTGATGAATTGGCTTTATTTGTTTCCCTTTGGCAACTTTTGAGTTAATTTAATGGGGGAATGGGATGTAAGAATAACTTTTAATATATAAATTGGTTGCAGATGTTTAAAGTTGACCTTCCTTACACAAGGAAAGCtttcaggtttggttttgtgtggggtttttttttaatattgaggAGGGGAAAACAGAGTAAGTACAAAATTAGAAGAATTGCAGAGGAATGGGTCAAATAAGCTGCCTTTTTGTTATGCACTGGGAGGATTTTCTGGTAAAGGAAACAAAGGACCTCTGAAGCTAATTCAGATTTGAATAGATGTTGATACAACATAATTCCCTTTAGACTTGAATTAAAGCTTCATAAATAGAACTTTCCCATTCTAGATTGACCAATACCCAGTTATAGAGTAGTAGAATGTCCAATCCAGCTAATTGTTCAGTAGGAGCTCTTTTATACCAGATGGGATTGTTTTCCCTTGTTATGATTCCCAGAATGATGATACATGTGAGATGTTGCCTTAACACTTCTGACACTGTCCCAAGAAACTGCTTGTACAAGCACATTATTCCAGCCAATtatcttctctgctttttgttcCTGCTGAAGACACTTGTTGAAGAGCACAGTACTAATTGTTTCAAGCATCTGAATTTATGTTCTTAGCCAAGCAAAGGAAGAGGCTTTCCTTGCAAACCATGTCTCTGCCTCACAACATCATTTCTGCACAACAGCAAGGCCAGCTCTGTCTGTTTGTGAGGCTGGAAAGGTCATGATTGGGTACAAAAGTTCACAGTGAGGAGCTTGGGACAAACTGAGCCTGGTTTGACTGACTGTGCTGGGTGTTTTCCCCCTCCATAATTGCTCTGGACATCACACTGTGCTGACAAAAGGAACATTCTGCAGTTCTTAGTTCCACTCCTGGCACACAAAAACACACCCATGGGCAGCCCATGTGGGACACCCCACTCTTTGCAAGGAGCTGCACATTTCTTGCCTCTCTTTGGGCACACAGAGGGTTTATTCTtcccctctgggcagcagcaTTTCCgtgctcagagctctgggcttggcctggagggcagagctgagcacagaccCCGTTTGTTGGGCTGCTGACAAcaccccagggcagccctgcagctgagcagggagtCCTGTTCTCAACACCCCACCTGGGGGGTTTTACAGGTACCTTGGAAGTAAAGGTTAAAATAACaacattaataaatattaaaaggtGACTCCACCCTGGGCAGTGTGAAACTGCTGTGGAACTGGGCACAGGGGGGTTGTTGCTGGTTCTTTTCCCCCAGTCCTCAGACACTCATTGCAGTGGGTGTGTCATTTATAAATCACTGCAGCACAAGCAACATTTGGGGGCTGGATTTTGTCTGATCTACTAAAATTACTTGTGTGCTAATTGCTGTTCTGGTTTGTGGCAAAGCCATGAAATGTTTGTACCTTAACTCTGGTGTTGAAGATCCTGCCCACTTAATTAGGTAGTGACAGCCAGACCCTTAATGAAGTGCCCCTGCCTCTAAAGTGCCTGGTGGAGTTTGGGGCAGGCACAGGCCATCATGGAATCCTTTGCAGTGGTTATTCAGGGGGTTGTTGTTTGGCTTTTGTCTTTTAAAGCTCTCCAGTTTTATCTCTGAAGTAAAACTTCCctgcaatatttttaattgcctCCTTGTTTGACTGTTGAGGGAATTTGTACTCTCAGCCTTTTAAGGATGTTCCTGTGCTCCAAGGGCTGTGGCTCCTCTGTGGTAAACCAGGGCTTGGTTATGATCTCCTGGCAAGGAAACAAAGTGGAAGTGAAACCCTCTGTGGTGTTTGGGCCTTGGCTTTGGGATGTTGATCTGCTTTCTTGTGCTTGAAAGATACAGGTGGTCTGAGTGGGTTAATAGTGCTCTGGGGTCCTTGAGGTGCACCCTGATTCTTTGGTTGGTTCATCAGACCAGTCTGTTTGTGCACTGGTCTTTCCTTTGATAGTTTTGCTGCAAATCCGGTGGTCTtgcctgtgtttgtttttcaaataacaTTCCTCTTGAGGAATTTTATCTATCCAGCACGAGGAATTGGAAGTGAGCCACCAGGACTTCCTGTAATTGTTGGAGTTACAAAGCTGTATTTAAATCAAGTGTTAAGCTACTTGGAGCATTAACCAATGACAGACTTTAAATCCTAAAAGTGAGAGAGTGATGGCAACTATTGGTGAGAAATCTCTTCTTTGaaggttaaaaattaaaaagaaaagttaaattcTTGTATTAATAAGACTTCTGTCACCTGGTTTAAAGCAGCATGTGTAATATTCCAAGGTATGAAAATCAGCTTTCTCCTTCAGTCCTACCTGGAGTGCCAGGTAAGTACAATGGCACTGGGGGAGGATCAGCAGTGCAGGGCATGAGATTCTGGCAGGGCTTCTTCATTTTGTATAAAGGAAACCCAACATTTCTGTGGGATGCACTTGTGAACTGTGCTTAGTTTACAGAgcccagtgctgtccctgcacaccctgctctgtcctgctgccctcctggctgtgtgtgtggagtAACCGGTCTGGTGTCCCTGTCAGTGAGTCAGGAGGGTTTCCTGAACAGTGGGGGCAGTTCCCCCCTCCAGTGGGTGCAGATCCCCCCTCCAGTGGGTGCAGATCCCCCCTCCAGTGGGTGCAGATCCCCCTCCAGTGGGGGCAGATCCCCCCTCCAGTGGGGGCGGTTCCCCCTCCAGTGGGGGCGGTTCCCCCTCCAGTGGGGGCAGTTCCCCCTCCAGTGGGAGCAGATCCCCCCCCTCCAGTGGGGGCGGTTCCCCCTCCAGTGGGGGCAGTTCCCCCTCCAGTGGGAGCAGATCCCCCCCCTCCAGTGGGAGCAGATCCCCCCCCTCCAGTGGGAGCAGATCCCCCCCCTCCAGTGGGAGCAGATCCCCCCCCTCCAGTGGGAGCAGATCCCCCCCCTCCAGTGGGTGCAGTTCCCCCCTCCAGTGGGGGCGGTTCCCCCTCCAGTGGGGGCGGTTCCCCCCTCCAGTGGGGGCAGTTCCCCCTCCAGTGGGTGCATTTCctgggtgcccagggctggctcaCAAGTGTGGCCACGCTGTACAAGGCACAAACCCAGTTCAAAGGTTATGGTCCAGTTTGGGTTAGTTCAAACAGTAACAAAGGGGCAGCTTCTCCCTGGCAAACCTTCTGCTGGGTCAGTGTTTGTtgttctctgcagcagcaggtggggcTCAGGCTGCTCTCCCCAACctgccaggccctgcagtgGCTCCTGTGGGTTGTGGGAACACTTGGGGGTCAGTCACGGTgggggtgcagggctgggaactgcAGCCTGCCCTCTGAGACACGGGCAGTGCCCTCTGAGACACGGGCAGTGCCCTCTGAGACACGGGCAGTGCCCTCTGAGACACGGGCAGTGTCCTGCAGTCAGGCCATGCCCTCTGGACAGTGTCCTGGGCTGGGGTCAGGACCCTCctcaggggaggtttgggtgctgctgctgctgctcaagtgccaggcagtgcctcatcctgctcctgctggcactgctgtgagaCCAACTAATGCCCAGGTGACTTACTGGGGGAATTGACTGCAGCTCTTCAGGTGCTGCTTTGGGTTTTACAGCTTGGAATGGATCCACATCTCACTGATTTCAGCCTTCAGTCTGAATCTGCTGACCAGGATCTGGGGGGGCTTTCCATGGGGGTGTGAGCTGGGCACTCAGGGGGAGtgaggaggtggcacagctgacACACAGGCTTTAGAGAAAGGCCTCTGGGGCTGTTGTTGTCACTGCAGCATCGAGGCACAGCCCGAGCAGAGAGAAGCCAATTGCTCATAGTATAGAGTGGGATTATTACTGAGCAAGGAGCTGGAGAGAACAGTGAGAGGTGTTGCCAAAACTGACTTAGGAGTTAGAAATGTCTGAGTATTTCAGCTTGGTGCTGTTTCTCTTCTATCCACTCATACTAATGTTGAAAATTCCTCTCCCAGGTGTGCTGCTCTTATTTGTAAATAGTTTTTTCACTGGATGAAACTTGAAGCATAGTTGTAAAGGTGATGTTTGAGCCTCTGTCAGCCTGTCTGTGCCCACATTCCCTGGGCACATAATAAATGGTTCATACACACTGCTGGGTGTCAGAGTTGCTTTTTTCCAGAGCAGGGGAGGATTATCACCAAGCACAGATTATGCTATATATAAACTGttgtgcagagctggggaaggagaggctgGGTTTGTGTGGGGTGTGGGTATATGTCCAGCCCCACTGTATTGATTTGAGAATAAACAGCCAGAGGCAGGAGGAAGCAGTTGGGTTTAAGTATTTTAACTTGTTAGGAAGTATCTTCAAGAGGCTAATCAAGTTGTAGAATCACTTTTTAAGAGGAAACCTGGTGATTCCTTTCTCAGACTGTGAGAGGCTCAGGCAGCACTTTGGTGTTGCAGCAGTGAATGGATGTCCCTGCTGACTCTGGCACTGGTTTGTGTTCCACCCTAGGAAACCAGCAGACCTTCAGAATTTAGCCCCAGGCACTCACCCCCCCTTCATCACATACAACGGGGAAGTGAGAACAGACGTGAATAAGATCGAGGAGTTCCTGGAAGATGTTTTGGCTCCACCCAAGTAAGTGTTCAAATGACAACTGTCCCTTGGAGAGGACACGTTCCCACAGGGATCCTGCGCTGGGGGTGATGATGTTCCTCAGCAGCACCAAGCTCAAGGCATGGAAAAGAGTTTGGAGTTCTTGCTTGTTGtaccttcccctccccagctccctcatctttatattaaaaactgttttctcttaaagattatttttaaattatcctTTGAGTCCTGCCATTCTTCCTGCAGTTTCAAACTGAATGACTCTTCCTTTTGGCTGTTCTGATGACGTGTCCAAATAATGCAAATGAAGATGAGCCTGCCCCACAAAACTTAGTCCTGACTTGTaactgcagtgggatgtgctgtgctgtgttccaGCTGTCTCTCAGCTGTTGGttttctcctcctcagctggCAGGAAGAGGCAAAATCCAGACACTGCCTGTAACAGACTGAACTGTTTGTCTTTTTAGTGTGACGAGACTTCACTTTTTGTTAAAAGATTGGGAGTCCAGAATATTCTGAAACAGCTGatattaatttaaatgaaagaataaatctCCAGGGGTTGTTTCTGTACAGAGAATAGCCAAGTGTATTTAATTAGTTACCTGTTTGATTCCCCAACTATGAACAGTTACCTGCTTGAAACAAATGCCTGATTCAGAAAGCAGGAATATGCTCTGAAGATCTTCTGAAAAGTGACTAAAAAGTGGGTTTAAACATCTCAATTAAATGGAAGTATGAGATACTCTGTTTCAGAAGCAACACTGAAAATGGATAAATTGCTAAATCTACATTATgtacaatattttttaaaagggcCATTTTGTACTAGTTGATGTATAGGATGAGTATCATTGTGCTAAATGTGCTGTAGATCaattcctttctgctttccaggTACCTAAAGCTTTCACCAAAGCATCCAGAATCAAACACTGCTGGGATGGATATATTTGCcaaattttctgcatttatcAAGAACTCCAGACCAGAAGCAAATGAAGGTGGGTGACCTGGGGCAGGGCCTGGGCACACGTGGCTTTGTTTGGCTGGTGTTctcagagcagctttgctgggaagTGTCTCACTGACAAATTCAGCTGTGTTTAGTTGATGGACACTGGAGAGAGTCTCATGAATTAAATCTGTGGTTTAAAGTTCATGTCAGAGCCAAAGATTTCAACGCTTGAGAGAACTCCAGCTGGTGTTCAGTGAGAATTTCAGCAGGGTGTGCAGGGTTTGTATGTGCCTGGTATTGGATATTTACAgccactcagagctctgggatCAAGGATAAATATTATAACATCCAGAACCCAGTTTCATGCAGAGTTTGTGCTTGAGTTTCTGTGCATCTGTTGCACTTGATTGTTTGCCCTCTGTGGGACTGAGGGCTCCTGTTCAGAGTTCTGAGCTAAGCTCAGTTCCCTTCACTTTCTTCAGAGGATTAAGACCTTTGTGTGTGGAGGCAAAACAGTAGATACAACATGAGAGATCAGTAAGTCATAAATAATTCACAGTTGGACTTTTAATAGTTTAGTTCAACTCTTTAATCTTCAATGTGCTTTGAGGCAGGACCGAAGCCAGGGGGTCAggaggcccttctgctgcatttcagaggGATGTGCAAAGTGTTTGTGATCAGCTGAGCAGAGTTGGGTTCTGCGGGGTGTGctgccctctgctgctgcatcccGGGAACCTCCGGGAGCTGGGCTGGCCGTGGCCCTTTGCTGAGATGTGACCTTAAACAGATTACGTTTGAATGTGTATAAACCTTAGCATAGCTTAATTCTGATTAGTGTAAGCCAGTTAGGCACAGTCCTAAGGAACTGACATAAGCcacttttaaaaccaaaaataaaccctTGTGGACAGTCTTAGAGTATTTTAAACTAGTGCAAACTCCTGCATTAGCCAGCTTTTAAATAGCCTGCATGTGTGGGCTGTGTGAAGGGACTGTGGTTCAGCTGCAGTGTTTCAGGTGACACAGggccagccccagcagtgctggtgccacagCAGTTTCTCAGGGTTACAGACCCTTCTCTGttgggctgctctgggcagtgcaGTGATGTGGGGGTGGTTGTCAGGTCTGTTACTGGTATCAGTAAAAGAGAATTTGTTCTGAACTGTGCGTGCTGTGGGTTGGCTTTCTGTTCCCTACACCTGTCCTTGCTGTGCAGCCTTAGAGCGTGGCCTCCTGAAGACCCTGCAGAAACTGGACGAGTACCTGAACTCGCCCCTGCCCGACGAGATCGACGAGAACAGCCTGGAGGACGTGGCCGTGTCCACGCGCCGGTTCCTGGACGGCAACGAGATGACCCTGGCAGACTGCAACCTGCTGCCCAAGCTGCACATTGTCAAGGTGCCCCTGGGGGATgtgggagggacaggaggccTTTGGCTTGTGCAGCCTGGAGCCCAGTAGTGTCAGCTCTTGGTAGGCTCCCGTGTGGGTTTAACTGCAGCGCCAACAGTCCATGAAATTCTGTGAGATTTGGGTCATTCACAGGGGCTCTggggctcctgcagcagcagagcattgaATGGCACAACCCAAACCCCCTGAACTGCACTGACCCACGTGGGCACAGGCAGGTGCTGTGCAAGgtagaggaagaaaggaaaggtgaAGGTCAGGTGAGCAGTTGGTGGTGGCAGTGGGTGTCTGCTCAGTTCTGTAGGGAAAACTGCCCTGTTAGCACAAAGTAAATGGCACAATGTGAAATAAAAGGATTGCATTAGAAAAAAGCTTGGAAGTCTTGGACGAGGTGGTCTGGGATAACCACAGGTGTGTCTGCCTAACCATGGCTGGATTTCTCTCACTGCCTCCAGTGATCTGTGCCAGTTTGTACTGCAGATGGAGCCACAGGCTCAGTTTCTGCCGGGGTGCAGGAGCATTTCCTTGGTGAGGACAAACCAGACAGAGCTGCCAGGGCCAGGTGGATCCCGaggaacagctgctgctggctttgGGAACAACTCTGAGTGTCCCACTGGGAAGGACAACCTCACAGGAGAGTGACCAGCAGTGGAAAAGTGGTTTCATTTGAAGGATGGAAATCCATAATCCAATTCCTTTGTTTCAGGTGGTGGCCAAGAAGTACCGTAACTTCGAGATTCCCAAGGAGATGACAGGGATTTGGAGATACCTGACGAATGCCTACAGCAGGGATGAGTTCACCAACACCTGTCCTGGAgacaaagaaattgaaatagCTTACAGTGATGTAGCCAAGAGACTCACCAAGTAATCAGCACTTGCACAAGGATGACTTCCTGCATATTCCATAACAATGCTTCTAACAGACTGCTCCTTTCATATAAGATAGCAATTTTTTGTGCATGAACTTGCAGTTACTCAAAGTTACGGTGGATAGACCAGGTACAGTAATTACCTAAAGTTTGCAGAGTTAATTATAGGCTTGTTTCTCCTTACCTCCTTTGGCTATCATTGATGCAGTCGTGTTCATGTTgcactggggagctctgggctcctcGGTGTGAAGGGCTGTCTTGCCCTGTGGCTTCTCTCTGTCAGCAGTTGGTCCCTGCCCATGAATTGGTTTAGGACACTGTCTCGCTGTATGGTACAAggaatatttatgtattttggaGTTTATTGCTTTTCCAGAAGATCTGTACACAGTTGTCATACCTGTGACACGTCGAACTGTACCTGCCTGTCTATCCTATTTACATAGAGAAGGGAACTTATTATCCAAAAGAGCCATTTGCAGAATATTTggcaatgttttcttttattaaaaaaagtctcTTGGATTTGAAGTCGTGGTAGTGGTTGGGAATGGACTCAGTGTGAAAGTTGGATTTGAAAGGCCTCAGCATCAGGGAAGTTTGAATTCAGGCCTGAGTGCTGTGGCAGGAAGTGCAAAGCTCAGAGTTGGTTTTTAGTTGTCCTCAAGAGCTTGTTGAGATTAAAACATGTATATTTGTCCTGAATTGCAGCAAACAAACACTTGTTAGGATGCCCCTGACCACCAGGAAACAGCAGAATTGGAAGCTGCCACCTGTTCACCTTAAACATTGCAAGTGGTTTCTTTTTGGTAGTTAAGAGCCTTTGTTTGTATAGGTCTTTTTGGTGATATTTACTTAAAACCCTGTTCTGTCCTAAAGCAAGTCCATGTAAACCACAGTGTCCCAGTTGGTAACTGGTGAATAGCAGTGCAATGATTAGTGTTGCAAAATGACCCGAGAGCCATGAAATGGGAATCTTTGGGGAACTTTTTTATGCTCTTCCTTTCCTGAAGAAAGCTAAAGTGACCTTTAAAGAGAACATTTGCCTTAAATTATAGTATGCATTCCTTTTTCCTGAAAGGAAATCTGTTGATTATTTTGTAAAGAAATGGTGTGTGGGATCCAGTCCTTTCCATTGAATTTGTCCCAGTCTGTGCACCTGGACTGCAGTTTTGCATGATCATAATCATTGCACTACTATCCATAGTCTTTGTACAGCAACACTGAGGAATAgcactgcaatttttttaaaagcaatttgcaaatatttctaaacCAGGGAATAGTTTCTGTGTTTAATGTTATAGAGGCATGAAGTGAACTGCTGGGTTATTTTTTAAAGACCATCACAAACAACTCCAAAGAATGCTAGAATTATATGCCTATTTTTCTGTAAAGATACTTTTGTATTTAACTGATTTTAGAAGCTGGAAAGTGCTATTCCTGGTAGGTTGTTCTTGGAGTATTTAACATTCTGCAATAACGTGGAAATGCTCACAGAAACACTTTTATACACTAATTTTTTGGTAAGCACTGGCTTTCTGAAAACCAGCCTGATTTTTATAAGCATCCTGCTTTTGCTACTTTATATACCCATGGAGTTAGTTTGACATAGAAGAGGTAGAGGAGCAGATCCATATTTGTATACATGGCTTGTGGTGCCTTGTCTTGCCTTCCTAGAGCTAGAATTCCAATACAAAGGCAGTTAGAAATCCTCTTACTTGTCTTTCAAAGGCAACTGTTTTAGATACACTTGGTCCCTGTTCTGATTTATTACAGAGCTGTTTaggcacagaaggaaaattctGCAGAGTGACCTGGTTAGGAAAACCTTAACTGTAGCCTTTTAATAATTACTGTATTCTAATGTCACGTTCTCCTCCTGAATAAAGTTGCTCAGCCATAATAATCCTCTGCAGGGGCTCAGTCTTTGCTCCAACGTGACatagaaaaaaggaaggacTTTTTTATTTAGGTAACAATATTTTTAGTGACTTATAGAGTAAAAATCCCTCCGTCCTCACTGGTTTGGTGCTCTTTGCCATCATATTGTTCACCTTTACAAACAGAAATGTAGGAAGCAACGTGATTGTGGGCATGTCTTTGAGTTCTCAACTCTCTAAAAAGTAGATCAGAGggcccctggaagtgtcccaggttTTAGgagtgggggctgtgggagtCCTTGAGGAGCAGATCCCTGGGGTGAGCCTGGGACTCTTGGGTTTGGGTTCTCATGGTCCTTTAGAGgtaatgtattctctctgctttttaGGCAATCTCCAAACCATTGTAGCTCATTCTCCTCAGCATTCAATGATTGTGTCAGAGCCTGTAAGCCAAGCTCAGGCTCTTGCTGTACCTGATGCAGTTCTTGTCTCAGCAAGGGGGGAAGGCCCAGCCCTCCCTTggaggggcagtgctggtggggaCCTGGCTGTGATGTGGGGACTGTCCTGTGGGACagccctgtctgtctgtcaggcTGTGTCTGTCAGGCTGTGTCTGTCAGGCTGTGTCTGTCAGGCTGTGTCTGTCAGGCTCTGTCAGagccctgtctgtctgtcaggcTGTGTCTGTCAGGCTGTGTCTGTCAGGCTGTGTCTGTCAGGCTGTGTCTGTCAGGCTGTGTCTGTCAGGCTGTGTCTGTCAGGCTGTGTCTGTCAGGCTGTGTCTGTCAGGCTGTGTCTGTCAGGCTGTGTCAGAGCCCTGGCTGTGTCTGTCAGGCTGTGTCAGAGCCCTGGCTGTGTCTGTCAGGCTGTGTCAGAGCCCTGGCTGTGTCTGTCAGGCTGTGTCTGTCAGGCTCTGTCAGagccctgtctgtctgtcaggcTG
Encoded proteins:
- the CLIC4 gene encoding chloride intracellular channel protein 4 — translated: MALSVPVNGLKENDKEPVIELFVKAGSDGESIGNCPFSQRLFMILWLKGVVFSVTTVDLKRKPADLQNLAPGTHPPFITYNGEVRTDVNKIEEFLEDVLAPPKYLKLSPKHPESNTAGMDIFAKFSAFIKNSRPEANEALERGLLKTLQKLDEYLNSPLPDEIDENSLEDVAVSTRRFLDGNEMTLADCNLLPKLHIVKVVAKKYRNFEIPKEMTGIWRYLTNAYSRDEFTNTCPGDKEIEIAYSDVAKRLTK